The DNA region AGGTATTGAAACCGTCCCGTCAGCCGAATATCCGCGGCCGAGGCCCCGACCTGGACGGTGAACTCGCCCGGTTCGGCCACCCAGGTGCGGCGACTGGGGCAGAAAAATTGAAGATCGCGCTTGGTCAGGACGATCTCCAGCGTCCGGCGTTCGCCCGGTTCCAGGGACACGGTTGCAAACCCCTTCAACTCCTTCAGCGGCCGGGGCACGGAGGCCGCCACATCGCCGAGATAAAGCTGCGCGGTCTCGATGCCGGCGCGCCCCCCGGTGTTCACCACATCGAAGCGCACGGTCAAGGGTTGGCCGTCGGTCACCTGCTCCGGGAGCACCAGGTTTTCGTAGGCAAAGGTGGTGTAACTGAGCCCGAAGCCGAACGGGAAAAGCGGCGCCACGCCCGTGCGATCATGGTGGCGGTAACCGGTAAAGACGCCATCGCTCAGCAAGACGCGCTTGTCGCCGTCCGCATCGTGGTAACAGCCGAAGGAGGAGCGATCCTCGGGCACCCGCTCGAAGGTGGCGGGAAGCCGCCCGGAGGGGTTCACCAGTCCGGCCAGGATCTCCGCCACGGCGGTGCCGCCTTCCTGCCCCGGATACCAGGCATGCAGGATCGCCGGAACCCGCTCGATCCAGCGCCGCATATCCACATTGCCACCCGCCGTCAGCACGACGGTCACATCCTTCCGCAGGTCCACCAGGTCCAGCAGGAGCGATTCATGATCCTCCGGCATGGCAAACGGCCGGTCGAAGCTTTCCCCCTCGGTGATCTCGGAAAAGCCGCCGCAGAAAATGACATGCCCGGCCTCGCGCGCCAGACTCAGCGCCTCCGCACGGAAGACCTCGCCCGAGTGGAACGCCCAGCCCACCGCCGCACCGTTGCCCTGCCGCATCCGGCGGTAGAGGACTTCGATCGGATAATCGCGTCCCGCCTCGAGGTGGAGGATGACCTTGGCCGGATTGATGTTTGCCCCGTCCATGATGTCGAAGAGCGCCTGCCCGTCGACGCTGACCCGGAAGAAACCGTCGAACCACTGGTAGAAGACATGCGGCCCGGTCCGCTCCGGACGGACGATCCCTGTCCAGCGCACCGTGAAGGCGCCGGCATCGATATCATCGGCTATCGGCCCGGTGCCCCAGCGCTGCTCCAACCGCGGTTCGATCCGGGTGAGCACAGGCTCTCCCAGCCAGCTCAAGCCGTTGAAATACTCGGCCTTCAGGCCGGGTTCGCCTTCCGGGGTCAGGAAGCGCGAGGATTTGAAAGCCGCGGCGCTGTCGTCGGGCTGAATCCCCGTGACATGGGCGACATTCTCCTCGCCGTAGATTTGGCGCATGCCGTCGAGGATGCTGATCCGGCGCCAGGAGTTGTTGAGGGCGGAGCCCCCGCCGCCGACGGGCGTGAGGGCGGCGTGGGGGCCGACCAGCAGGATCTTGCCCGCCTTGCCCGGTTCGAGCGGAAGGTGGCCGCCCTCGTTTTTCAGCAGCACACAGCCGCGCCTTGCGATTTCCAAAGAGACCGCCGCCGTCGCCGGATCTTCCAGCGGAATCGAGTCGTCCTGCTGAGGGTGATCCATCCAGCCGAAACAGATCATCAGGCGCAACAACCGGCGGATCTTGTCATCAATGACCGGGACATCCACCAGCCCGTTGCTCACAGCGGGGAGGAGGTGTTCGCGCGTCAGCCAGAGCGCCGTCGGCATCTCCAGGTCCAGCCCGGCATTGGCGGAATTGACGGCGCTGTAGGTGG from Verrucomicrobiota bacterium includes:
- a CDS encoding glycoside hydrolase family 3 C-terminal domain-containing protein yields the protein MKSNHPHFTPPSAAIEQRITGILAKLTLEEKIDLLGGKVCAAQEGGTHGNERAGIPALRFADASVGIHWWTDRSTTYPATIALAATWDRDLAYRAGAALGRDARARGVHVVLGPGVNIYRSALCGRNFEYLGEDPCLASAGGCAFIRGLQDQGVAATVKHLAVNFQEYDRHHTSSDVDERTLREVYLPAFQAAVEDAGSATVMASYNLINGVHASEHDWLIRQLLKGEWGFDGLLMSDWISTYSAVNSANAGLDLEMPTALWLTREHLLPAVSNGLVDVPVIDDKIRRLLRLMICFGWMDHPQQDDSIPLEDPATAAVSLEIARRGCVLLKNEGGHLPLEPGKAGKILLVGPHAALTPVGGGGSALNNSWRRISILDGMRQIYGEENVAHVTGIQPDDSAAAFKSSRFLTPEGEPGLKAEYFNGLSWLGEPVLTRIEPRLEQRWGTGPIADDIDAGAFTVRWTGIVRPERTGPHVFYQWFDGFFRVSVDGQALFDIMDGANINPAKVILHLEAGRDYPIEVLYRRMRQGNGAAVGWAFHSGEVFRAEALSLAREAGHVIFCGGFSEITEGESFDRPFAMPEDHESLLLDLVDLRKDVTVVLTAGGNVDMRRWIERVPAILHAWYPGQEGGTAVAEILAGLVNPSGRLPATFERVPEDRSSFGCYHDADGDKRVLLSDGVFTGYRHHDRTGVAPLFPFGFGLSYTTFAYENLVLPEQVTDGQPLTVRFDVVNTGGRAGIETAQLYLGDVAASVPRPLKELKGFATVSLEPGERRTLEIVLTKRDLQFFCPSRRTWVAEPGEFTVQVGASAADIRLTGRFQYLELERGTK